In the Bacteroidota bacterium genome, CCAGAGTAGTTGAAATTTCAGGAAAAATTTTTCGGGAAAAATTTTTGTGCTCACTTATTTGGAACTTGGATTATCGATTCAAGGCCGGATAATTTTTGATACGAGGTATCCCTTTGCATAGTCGTAGCTTTTTTCACTTAAAAGGGGGTCATACTTCACGAACATTCAGCAATTACAAAAAGCTATAAAAAAATATACTATATCTACTTTTAAAATACATACTCTAAAAAGAATGATTTTTACCCGGATCAAAAACCTATCAAAAACAACATCATATCTACTTTTAAAAACAGCAAGCCAATGCCTATACGAAATTATGTCTTACTTAGTGTAGTATCTTTAATTAAAATCTGACAAAACTAAATTATCCGGTGTTTTACGTATCAGTTTTGCATTGAATCTTTTACAAAAAATTTCAGTTTGATTATGGGGACAAGGTTCAACAATATAAACTGGTTTCTTAGAATCAAAATGCTTTTCAATTAAGTTATTAATTTCGATATCTAAACCGCCATAACCAATCACTATAAGCTTTGAAGAGTTATTGAGGTTCTTTTGAAAATGATTAAAGACCTTATTAAAATAAACCGGCTGATTATACCGAAGAGTTTTGGAGGTAACACCTGTTAGAAAATCAGAGTGATAGTTAAACCAATCATCCACATATTTAAATTTCCCCTCACCATCAGGTATTTCTTTGCTAAATGATGTATTCGTTATTCCTCTCTTGGTCTTTATGTAACTATCAATGCTACCATTTAAATGAAAGGGATATTGATCAACGCTGCCGTGCAGTTTATATAATCTATACCTGGTGTCATATTTCTCGGAAAAATACCTCAGCCGAATTTTATTGTTCATCTGATCTTCTCCGAAAAAAGGTGAACCCATTTCCTGAAAACCGTCTGACAAGTCACCATTCAACCAATCAGATGAATTAAAACTTTCTAAAAACAAGTCATGGTTCAGTGAATGAATATGCACAATATTATTACTTCCCCAAGTCTCTATACAATTCAAAAATCCAGTATATCCAGGATATATGGGTTTACCAAAATGAACTGGAGGGTAAAACTTAACACCTTCATTGTCGACCAAAAAACCGGCTATAATTTGATTATAGATGAGGTTTATTTGAGTTAAAATATTAGAATTATCAACACTTACCCTGTATTTCCTCCTAAAAGCATCACAAAGATTATTGAAAGAATCATCATTAATTTCCCCACTGTGAATTTGATAGTAATAGTCAAAAAATTCCTCATAATTGAAAGGTTTAAGAGAGGAGAAAAAATTAATTAAATCCGTTAAGAAAAATTTGTAGATGTAATAACCAGAATTCTTATAAGGATCTTCGTCACCTGCATTTTTAAAAAACAAACTTCCTTCTGAGGCAACGCAAAATTCCTCTGGTTTCAGAGAGGTAATTTTTTCATTAAGTTTTTTTGCAGTTGGATATCCCCTATTAACGGAAAAACCAGCTCCTAATAATATTGATATCTCAGTCATTTTTCCTTTTTATAAAAAACTATTTGCGTTTTTGAATGAATATAACTAAATAAATAATAAATGTAAATTTATCTATCAAAATATAAATTAGTTTTAAATCCAGAAACTATGAAAAAAAATATTGTATCATCTTTGAAATCCCTTTATAAACAGTAAGCTTCACAAATTCAAGAAACCAACGGACCAACAAACAGAAAGTGTAAAATAGAAATAATTTAAATTATCAATGAGATTTCAATTTTTTATCGGAGGGTATTCTAGCGGACATTTTGAAGTTGTTTTAAAAAATGACGAATTATGTTTTTTTGTTTCAGACTATCCAATGCAAATTGAACGTCAAGAACCTACTCAAATTATTTCAATAAAAGGCGACATTGAATGGCAGAACCTGATGAAATTTATCGCTGACATAAAATGGAAACGAAAATACGAGTCTGATATCTTGGATGGTACACAGTGGGAATTGACTTTTAAAAACGAAACCAAAAAAATGAATTGCTACGGTAATAATGCCTTTCCCGCTGACTTTGACAACTTTATAACATTATTAAAAAAAATTACGACAAAGCACAAAATCCCGGACGAGCTTTTAGAAGATTTTAGAAGTGATTAATTTATTAATGTCTACTTATTTTATTAATGCTCGATTTTATATTTTGAAATAAAATTCTCCTTTGAAATAATTAATCCGTTTCCATAACGTGTACCAAGTCCTTCCTTAACATAAAATAAATTTTCGTTATCATAGTCAATAAATGTTGGGCAATTAGCCGCTGTCCATGATTTCCAAGGGTAGCTCCAACTGAAATATTTTAGTCTCTTATCTCTTTGGCTAAAGCCGTTTTCTTCGTTGAATTCCTTTACTCTGCGAATAACATCTTCACTCCATCTCATTCTACTTGACAATGAGTTGAAATATTTATTAATCTTTGGTTCGTATCGAAAGCCACATTCTTCAATAAAACGAATAAATTTTT is a window encoding:
- a CDS encoding SIR2 family protein encodes the protein MTEISILLGAGFSVNRGYPTAKKLNEKITSLKPEEFCVASEGSLFFKNAGDEDPYKNSGYYIYKFFLTDLINFFSSLKPFNYEEFFDYYYQIHSGEINDDSFNNLCDAFRRKYRVSVDNSNILTQINLIYNQIIAGFLVDNEGVKFYPPVHFGKPIYPGYTGFLNCIETWGSNNIVHIHSLNHDLFLESFNSSDWLNGDLSDGFQEMGSPFFGEDQMNNKIRLRYFSEKYDTRYRLYKLHGSVDQYPFHLNGSIDSYIKTKRGITNTSFSKEIPDGEGKFKYVDDWFNYHSDFLTGVTSKTLRYNQPVYFNKVFNHFQKNLNNSSKLIVIGYGGLDIEINNLIEKHFDSKKPVYIVEPCPHNQTEIFCKRFNAKLIRKTPDNLVLSDFN